A single genomic interval of Mangifera indica cultivar Alphonso chromosome 5, CATAS_Mindica_2.1, whole genome shotgun sequence harbors:
- the LOC123216889 gene encoding PR5-like receptor kinase yields MLIAVAFCIYRSSPYTSMMLWNKKSKSHQNIEQFLRKHGSLAPKRYSYSDVKIMTNSFKHKLGQGGYGGVYKGTLHDGRHVAVKVLTESKGNGEEFINEVASISKTAHVNIVTLLGYCFEGHRRALIYEFMLNGSLEKFIYEKNPLNWELLYQIVMGIARGLEYLHRGCNTRILHFDIKPHNILLDEDFFPKISDFGLAKICPNKESIVSMTVARGTIGYIAPEVFSRNFGEVSHKSDVYSYGMMVLEMTGGRQNKNVQVDNSSEIYFPHWIYKRLEEDEELGLDGISNEEDKNYIRKMMIVSLWCIQTKPSDRPTMSRVIDMLESNLDMLQIPPRPFLTSPSRLQLDSSTLSLK; encoded by the coding sequence ATGTTGATAGCTGTCGCCTTTTGCATCTACAGATCATCGCCATACACTTCAATGATGTTATGGAACAAGAAAAGTAAGAGTCACCAGAACATTGAGCAATTTTTAAGGAAGCATGGATCACTTGCGCCTAAAAGATATAGTTATTCTGATGTTAAGATTATGACCAATTCATTCAAACATAAACTAGGCCAAGGAGGATATGGAGGTGTTTACAAAGGCACACTACATGATGGTCGTCATGTTGCAGTGAAGGTTTTGACTGAGTCTAAAGGTAATGGCGAAGAATTTATCAATGAGGTTGCTAGTATTAGTAAGACTGCTCATGTCAACATAGTCACTCTTTTAGGCTATTGTTTTGAAGGTCATAGGAGAGCTCTTATTTACGAGTTTATGTTGAATGGATCTCTAGAGAAGTTCATATATGAAAAGAATCCATTAAATTGGGAACTATTGTACCAAATTGTAATGGGAATAGCTCGAGGGCTAGAGTATTTACATCGTGGTTGCAACACAAGAATTTTGCACTTTGATATAAAGCCTCATAACATTCTTcttgatgaagatttttttcCGAAGATCTCTGATTTTGGTCTAGCTAAAATTTGCCCCAACAAAGAGAGTATCGTATCGATGACAGTTGCACGAGGGACTATTGGTTATATTGCTCCTGAAGTATTTTCAAGAAACTTTGGAGAGGTCTCTCACAAGTCAGATGTTTATAGCTATGGAATGATGGTTTTAGAAATGACTGgaggaagacaaaataaaaatgttcaaGTTGATAATAGCAGTGAAATATACTTTCCACATTGGATTTACAAACGccttgaagaagatgaagagcttggaTTGGATGGCATTTCAAATGAAgaggataaaaattatataagaaagatgatgatagtGAGCTTGTGGTGCATACAAACTAAGCCCTCAGATAGGCCAACAATGAGCAGAGTGATAGATATGTTGGAAAGCAATCTTGACATGTTGCAAATCCCACCAAGGCCTTTCTTAACTTCTCCTTCAAGATTGCAACTAGATTCTTCGACACTGTCATTAAAGTAA
- the LOC123217530 gene encoding LEAF RUST 10 DISEASE-RESISTANCE LOCUS RECEPTOR-LIKE PROTEIN KINASE-like 2.5 → MVFWNKKTKSHQNIKEFLRNHGSLVPKRYSYCDVKTITNSFKRKVGQRGYGRVYKGRLHDGRNVAVKVLTESKGNGEKFINEVASISKTAHVNIVTLLGYCFEGHRRALIYEFMLNGSLEKFIYEKNPLNWELLYQIVMGIARGLQYLHCGCNTRILHFDIKPHNILLDEDFCPKISDFGLAKICPNKESIVSMAVARGTIDYIASEVFSRNFREVSHKSDVYSYGMMVLEMIGGRQNKNVQVDNSSEIYFPHWIYKRLEEDEELGLDGISNEEDKNYIRKMMIVSLWCIQTKPSDRPTMSRVIDMLESNLDMLQIPPRPFLTSPSRSQLDSSTLSLK, encoded by the exons ATGGTCTTTTGGAACAAGAAAACTAAGAGTCACCAAAACATCAAGGAATTTTTAAGGAACCATGGATCACTTGTGCCTAAAAGATACAGTTATTGTGATGTTAAAACTATAACCAATTCATTCAAACGTAAAGTTGGCCAAAGAGGATATGGACGTGTTTACAAAGGCAGGTTGCATGATGGTCGTAATGTAGCAGTGAAG GTCTTGACTGAGTCTAAAGGTAATGgtgaaaaatttattaatgaggTTGCCAGCATTAGTAAGACTGCTCATGTCAACATAGTCACTCTTTTAGGCTATTGTTTTGAAGGTCATAGGAGAGCTCTTATTTACGAGTTTATGTTGAATGGATCTCTAGAGAAGTTCATATATGAAAAGAATCCATTAAATTGGGAACTATTGTACCAAATTGTAATGGGAATAGCTCGAGGGCTACAGTATCTACATTGTGGTTGCAATACAAGAATTTTGCACTTTGACATAAAGCCTCATAACATTCTTCTTGATGAAGATTTTTGTCCGAAGATCTCCGATTTTGGTCTAGCTAAAATTTGCCCCAACAAAGAGAGTATCGTATCGATGGCAGTTGCACGGGGGACTATCGATTATATTGCTTCTGAAGTATTTTCAAGAAACTTTAGAGAGGTTTCTCACAAGTCAGATGTTTATAGCTATGGAATGATGGTTTTAGAAATGATTGgaggaagacaaaataaaaatgttcaaGTTGATAATAGCAGTGAAATATACTTTCCACATTGGATTTACAAACGCCTtgaagaagacgaagagcttgGATTGGATGGCATTTCAAATGAAgaggataaaaattatataagaaagatgatgatagtGAGCTTGTGGTGCATACAAACTAAGCCCTCAGATAGGCCAACAATGAGCAGAGTGATAGATATGTTGGAAAGCAACCTTGACATGCTGCAAATCCCACCAAGGCCTTTCTTAACTTCTCCTTCAAGATCGCAACTAGATTCTTCGACACTGTCATTAAAGTAA